A window of Thalassophryne amazonica chromosome 21, fThaAma1.1, whole genome shotgun sequence contains these coding sequences:
- the rad51 gene encoding DNA repair protein RAD51 homolog 1 — protein sequence MAMRSESRVEAEEEENYGPQPLSRLEQCGIGASDIKKLEDAGFHTIEAVAYAPKKELLNIKGISEAKADKILAEAAKLVPMGFTTATEFHQRRAEIIQISTGSKELDKLLQGGIETGSITEMFGEFRTGKTQLCHTLAVTCQLPIDQGGGEGKAMYIDTEGTFRPERLLAVAERYGLVGSDVLDNVAYARAFNTDHQTQLLYQASAMMAESRYALLIVDSATALYRTDYSGRGELSARQGHLGRFLRMLLRLADEFGVAVVITNQVVAQVDGAAMFSADPKKPIGGNILAHASTTRLYLRKGRGETRICKIYDSPCLPEAEAMFAINADGVGDAKD from the exons ATGGCGATGAGGAGTGAATCCAGGGTGGAGGCAGAGGAGGAAGAGAACTACGGACCACAGCCGCTGAGTAGACTGGAG CAATGTGGCATCGGCGCCAGTGACATCAAGAAGCTGGAGGACGCCGGGTTCCACACCATTGAGGCTGTGGCCTACGCGCCCAAGAAGGAGCTGCTCAACATCAAGGGCATCAGTGAGGCCAAAGCTGACAAAATCCTC GCTGAAGCGGCTAAACTGGTTCCGATGGGCTTCACGACAGCGACTGAGTTCCACCAGAGGAGGGCAGAGATAATCCAGATCTCCACAGGCTCCAAGGAGCTCGACAAACTACTGCAGG GTGGGATCGAGACGGGATCCATCACGGAGATGTTTGGAGAGTTTCGGACGGGGAAAACCCAGCTGTGCCACACTCTCGCCGTCACCTGTCAG CTGCCCATTGACCAGGGGGGTGGAGAAGGTAAAGCCATGTACATTGACACGGAGGGAACCTTCAGACCGGAGAGACTCCTCGCCGTGGCTGAGAG GTACGGGCTTGTCGGCAGCGACGTTCTGGACAACGTGGCGTACGCTCGAGCCTTCAACACGGACCATCAGACCCAGCTGCTCTACCAAGCCTCCGCCATGATGGCCGAGTCGAG GTACGCTCTGCTGATAGTGGACAGTGCCACAGCGTTGTACAGAACAGATTACTCGGGCCGGGGCGAGCTCTCAGCCAGGCAGGGACACCTGGGACGCTTCCTCCGGATGTTGCTGAGGCTGGCTGATGAG TTTGGCGTCGCTGTGGTGATAACCAACCAGGTGGTGGCGCAGGTGGACGGGGCGGCCATGTTCTCCGCAGATCCCAAGAAACCAATTGGTGGGAACATTCTGGCTCACGCCTCCACCACACG GTTGTACTTGAGGAAAGGTCGAGGAGAAACTAGGATCTGTAAAATCTACGACTCCCCCTGTCTGCCGGAGGCTGAAGCCATGTTCGCCATCAACGCCGACGGCGTGGGTGACGCCAAGGACTGA